Genomic window (Bacillaceae bacterium S4-13-56):
TTAATATTGTCCTTGTTTTGATAAATTAAAGGTTTTACTATAATATTTACATAAAAGAGGTGAAATAATGGAATCTCTAGTTATTGTTCTACCGATAGCAACTGTTATGTTTGGGCTTTATTTTATTATGTTAGGTTTTTGGGAATTGAGAGAAGGTATAAATAAGAAGAAGTACATCAATTATATGTTTACTGGATTATTTTTATTATTCACAATAGCACCGTTGCTTGTTGTTTTCCTTAATTATCTAAATTTAAAAATTAACTAAGATTATGGTTTTTCTTATGATTGAATTATAGAGTGGTTACTGTTATTAATCTAATCAATTCCTTTTCTCTCCGTCAAACAGAAGGGTATTTATTAGGGCATAGTGATTTTTAAAAACTTTTATTCAGGAGAAAAAAGGAGCTATAACAAGAACTATTCGACTAAATTAACCAAAGAGGATCTCGCTTATTTTAAGATGGATAGAGAAAAAGCCGTTCAATTAGTGAAAGACTATGCTTCTAATTACAAAAGTGTGCTTCATTACAACACGTTAGGAGGTAGTTGTGTTGCTACAGCTACAAAAACTATCGACAGAATCATAAGCTCTGCTTCTTATTTAGAGAGAAATTTTATTATGCCTGATGAAATTGATATAGAAAAAGTAGCTGAATGGCTTATGAAAAATCGAGATTTAGATTGCAACCAATCTATCTTAACAATATATTTAGCTGCGTACACCAAAAAGAAGATTAATCGTTTGTATAGAGACATCAATAAAGGAATTATGAGGTATACATTTGCTAGAAATCCCTTTGATTATGAAAAAGAATGTGCCAAAAGAAAAGAAGAGGGGATAAAAGTCATTCGTGATTAAAAAATTTAAAGTTCTCTTCTGCTTCAATAAGTTTGCGTGAAATCATAATTTAAAGCACAATAGAAATGTAGAATAAATGTTTGGTATAATAAAAAAAGAACTAGAATTTCATTCTAGTTCTTTAAAAACTTTAGGAAAATAAAATAGATCAGCCCGCAATTAATGTAATTAAAGCCAATAATACCAGCATCAACGTATTCTTGAAATAAAAGAGATAGAAAAGTCATGCAAAAATCATTTACTGTTTAAAATTCAAGGATACGGTTAGCCTATGTCAGTCAATTGGAGGGTGAATGCACAAGAATGCTTGTTCTTATAATGTGATTATTCTAACTTCTTTAAAAAAGTTGACTGGATATATTACTCGATGATGCCTAATATAGCAAGAATACTAGGTTTAACATATGAAACAGGTGATAAGGAGGATTGATTCATATGTGGAGAATTGTTGGAGGAAGACTAATTCAAACCACTGATAGCACCAGAGTGAATTTTAGAACAAACATCAGCAAAGCAATTGTAGATAAATTAAACTTCATTGCAAATGAAAATGATACATATGTAAATTACTTATTAGAAACTGGACTACAAGAAGTTTTGGCACAAGATATAATTACTTTTGATAAAAAAGCGCGACCAAAAGACCGAGTACAATTTAAAACAACATACGATAAAGAATTATTAGAAGAAATTAAGATATTTGCTAAGAAAAATAAATTGAATTTCAATGATGTTATTGAATACAGTGTGAAATACATTGATGTGGAAAGCGCAAAGAAGAGGGGGCATAAATTTAGAATTGAATGACGAGATTTTATTTACACTTTTAAATAACGCCGTAACCATAATATATATTATAGGAAGTTAGAAGTTGAAATTAATATTTATCTCATTAAATAAGTAAACTTGGGATATTGAGACAGAATTTAAAATTACTTATACAGTCACTTAAGTTTCGAATTTATTTTTATCTGGATTAGATCTAATCTAATTTTAGCTGATTTAATTAGTACTTTTGATTTTATTGTGCAGATCTATATTTAATTAACTCCTATTCACATTTATACTGCTTCTTCTAAATTTCGAATTTCAATATGCATCTATATTAAGTTTCAAATGAACTAATAGATCTTTCCTCCATAATGAACATTTGTTAGTTTTTCTGTATCAATTTGATTGATAAGATTTCTCTATCTCTTTCGGACCTCCTTGGTCATTGCTATATAAAGGCTTATTAAGATCAATTTACGGAAGTCATTTTGATCCTTTTCTTAGAGTCATGAAAAATTAAAAGTAAAAGCAACCTAATTGAAAATATAACCAACTAGGTTGCTTTTATTTAGAAGAAATAAATATTTTTCTTTACCCCTTAAACATCCTAGCATTGATAGCAACAATTACCGTACTTAATGACATTAAAACGGCTCCAACGGCAGGACTTAAAACGATTCCAATAGGAAATAAAATCCCTGCTGCTAATGGTATGGTAACAATATTGTAACCTGCAGCCCACCAAAGGTTTTGAATCATTTTACGATAAGTTGATTTGGAGAGTTCTAAAATAGAGACAACATCCTCAGGGTCACTTTTCACCAAAATGACATCGGCCGTTTCCATTGCTACATCAGTTCCTGCTCCAATAGCGATCCCCAAGTCAGCATTTGCTAGTGCTGGAGCATCGTTTACACCGTCCCCTGTCATAGCGGTCTTTTGCCCGTTAGCTTTTACTTCTTTTATTTTATCTGCTTTTTCATGGGGCAATACTTCTGCAATAACATCATCTAACTTTAATTGTTTAGCTACCCATTTTGCTACTTTTTCATTATCTCCAGTAAGCATCATGGACTTTACGTTTAATTCTTTTAATCGTGTAATGGCTCTTTCAGCACTTACTCTCACCTTATCGGCAAGAGCAATCATACCGGCAAGTTCATTGTTGATTAAAACAAATACTACCGTTTTCCCCTGCTCAGATAATTCTTCAAATTGATCTTTTTTATAGGAGATATTTTGTTCTTTTATATAACCAGGACTTACAATGATAACTTCTTTTCCATTCACTATGCCTTTAATACCCTTTCCTGTCATCGATTCAAAGTCCTCTGGATCATCAAAAGATATGTCTTTTTCTTTGGCACCTTCGACAATCCCTCTTGCTATGGGATGTTCAGATTGAGCTTCAAGAGAGGCAGCCGCTTGTAGTACCTCTTCTTCTTGAAAACCTTTTTCAGTTATAATTTCAGTTACTCCAAACTTCCCTTCTGTCAATGTTCCGGTTTTATCAAATACAATTGTTTCAATTTTTCTCGCTTCTTCAAAATTAGCACGATTACGAATTAACAAGCCGCGTTTTGCCGCTAGCGCAGTGGATCTTGCTACGACTAATGGTGCGGCTAAGCCTAGAGCATGAGGGCACGCAATAACCATAACTGTTACCATTCTTTCAAGTGCATATGAAAAATCGTATCCTAATAAAAGCCAAACAACTAAAGTGGATAACCCTGCTCCAAGCGCAACATAAAATAGCCATTTAGCTGCTCGATTCGATAAATCCTGTGTTTTAGATCTGGATTCCTGAGCCTCTTTAACCATCATTACTACTTGAGAGAGGTAGCTGTCTTCCCCTGTTTTTTCAACAATTACAGTTAAGGAACCTTCCCCATTAATAGATCCACCAATGACTTGATCATCGACCTCTTTGTCCACAGGTACCGATTCACCAGTTAACATCGATTCATTAACAGAGGACTGCCCTTTCATAATTTTCCCATCAACAGGAACTTTTTCTCCTGGTTTGACCAGAACTTTATCGCTTTCCTGAAGATCAGAAACTTTCACTTCTTTCACATTTCCTTGATTATCAACCAAATGAGCATCTGATGGCATCATTTTTACAAGTTCTTCTAAGGCATTGGATGCTCCCATCACAGATCGCATTTCAATCCAATGCCCTAACAACATAATATCAATTAATGTAGCCAATTCCCAGAAAAAATTATTCCCTGCAAGACCGAAAACGGTTAATGAGCTGTAGACATAAGCAACTACTATTGCAAGCGCAATAAGAGTCATCATCCCAGGGCTTTTTTGTTTCAATTCATCTAACGACCCTGTTAAGAATGGCTTTCCTCCATAAAAAAAGATAAAAGTTGCCAAAATAAATAAGACATACATAATACCAGGAAAGCTTATTTCAAAATTTAAAAAGGATTGAATCATCGGCGATAGGATTAGTATAGGTATGGTAACGATAAGAGAAATATAAAAACGCTTTTTAAAGTCATCGATCATATGACTATGGTCGTGACCCTCATGTCCTTCATGGTGGCTATGTTCCCCATGACCTTGATGATTATGATTCTCATGATTAGATGATTGGTTTTCGTGTTCATGATGATCATGGTCTTTATGATTGTGTTCCTCAACGTGTTTAGAAGAGTGTTGTTCATGATGTAAATGGCTATGATTCTCTTCATTTCGAGAATGTTCTTTTCCATTCTTTTTATTTCCATGTTCCACTATATCACTCCTTCCTACTTTATCACTTTATACCTGTACCCTTTGTGGAAATTCATAAACAAAGGGTATTTAATTGATTTTTGAATTATTTAAATTCCATCACTTTTGCTTTCCTTTTGTTAGTATCCATTCAAAATGAAAAAATTTCAAATTCATCTCCATAAACAAACATGGATATTAAAAAAGATTAGGCTTAACCCAAGCTTCATCACTTTAACTTTTCCTTCATTCTATCGTATTCTTCTTCGCTAAGTTCCCCTCTTGCAAAACGTTCTTTTAGTATATCCATTGCATTATTCTGTACTCTGCTGTTTGAACTTCCTGTGTATGTTTTCATGAAATAAAAGCCAGCGAAAAATAACAATCCCCAAAATAATATCATCCCTATCCACATAAAAAAACCCTGGCCTCCTGCGCAATCGTTCATCCAACCCATCATAACCATCTTCTCCTTCCACTTTTAATTTATCATGTATTTTTGCAAAAAAGATGAAGAAACTTTTTATTTAGGTATTTTTATTGTAAAAGTTGATCCTTTTCCAATTTTACTTACTACATGGACTGTACCTCCATGTTTTTCCACAATTTCTTTAACTATAGAAAGTCCAAGTCCACTACCACCATAGGATCGAGACCTTGATTTTTCAATCCTAAAAAGTCGATCCCAGATAAACGGAATGTCTTTTGCTGGAATCCCTTCCCCTTGGTCTGTAATTTTCAAGACTATAACTTTATGACCTTCCACCACTGAAACCGTGACACTAGAATGTGAAGATGAATATTTCCAGGCATTATCAATTAGATTATCAATGACTTGTCGAAACCGAATAGGATCTATTTCAACTTGTAAATTATCATTACATTCTAAATTCAGTTCAATTACCTTCTCGTGGAAAGCTGGTTGAAATCTTCCAATTATTTCTTTAAGGTATTGGCACAAATTAATAGGTTCTTTTCTGATGGAAAATTCATTGTCATCTACTTTTGCTAATATAAATAAGTCCTTAACCAAAGTTGTTAAATGATTGGCTTCCTCTTGGATAATGGTTATATACTTTTGCTTGTCGTCTTCGCTTAGGTTTGGTCTTTTTAATATATCAGCATATCCTTTTAGATACGTTAAAGGAGTACGTAACTCATGAGAAATACTAGACAAAAATTCAGATCTTGTTTTTTTTAAGTGTTCCAGATCATTAGAAAGCTTTTGAATGGACTGTGCAAGCTCACCTAATTCATCCTCACGATAAATATCTAACTTTACATCATGCAAACCTTCATTTAACTTATCTGTAGCAACTTTCATTTGCATAATTGGATGAGTAATAAATCTAGATAGAAAAGTAATAGTTATAATCGAAAAAAGAACAGTGGCGCCTCCAGTTACTAAGAACAAAATTGTTAGATCAGTGATCATTTTTCGGATGGATTCCGTACCAAGGAACATAAATACATAACCTTTGGTAGAATTGTTAATTTCAATGGGAGTAGCCGTAGCAAGGTATGGCTGTGTATCCCACCTAGTTTCAATGAGAACCCCATGGTGTGTAAAAGACATATTTTTTGCCCTATTCATTAATGTTTGCATATCCCTATTTATTTCATTAGAAGCTTGTATCACTGAAAAATTATCATCGGTAATAACAACCATGGTTTCAGCAGCAGATTCCATTAAAGCTACATGACCTATTGTATTTTCATTAAAATTTTCTTCCAAAATATCACGATGATTTTTCCCACGTGATAAAAGATTATTCGTCTCACTGTTCACTCGCTCACTAGTTATAGAAATATATAAAAAGAAGAAAAGCATAGATTCAATAAGTAAAATAAAGATGACGAATAGTATGCCTAGCTTAAATGAAAGTTTTTTCATTCAAAAACCTCTTTCTTCATTGCAGGGCCTCTTTAAAAAATAGCAGCTCATTATGATACTTTCCTTAAACTGTCCATTTGTATCCAATTCCCCATACGGTTTTTAAATGGTCTTCAATTGGGAACCCAGCACTTCTGATTTTATCTCGTACATTTCGCACATGTGAATCAATCGTTCGTCCCTCAATATCTGAATCCCAGCCCCAAACTAGGTCGATTAATTCATCTCTTTCAAAAACACGATTTGGATTTTTCATCAGGAGACCAATTAGAGAAAATTCTTTTGGGGTTAGGGATATTATTTCACCTTTACACGTTAACTGATGTGTACTATTATTCCATACTAGAGAATTAAGCTCCACGACAGATCCTTTTCCCGTTCTTCTTAATAATGCTTCTATTCGAGCTAAAAGTACATGTTCATCGTAAGGTTTGGTGATATAATCATCTGCTCCTAAATTTAAACCTTTAATTACATCCTCTTTCATGTCTCTTGCAGTAACCATTATAATAGGAACATCCGTTTGTTTTTTAATCCTTTTGCATGTCTCCCAACCATCCATTTCAGGCATCATTACATCTAGCAAAATTAAATCGTAGTTATTTTGATCTATCTTATCTAGAGCAATCTTTCCTGATATTGCTTTATCACATTGATAACCCTGTGGTTCTAGATACAATTCCAACAGGTCAAGCATTCTCTGTTCATCATCTACTAATAGTATTTTGGTCATTTTTTCTTACCTCCTTCTACTAGAGGTATTATAGCAAACAAATATTGAAATTTTATGCAGAAATTAATTTTAAAAATATTCAAATCCCTGCACCCTTTCTCCATAAAGTATGGTCATAATATCAGTATCAAGGAAGGAGGTAAATCAAATGAAAAAATGGATCAGTGCTTTGCTTGTTGCAGGTGTTATTGTCGGTGGTTCAACTATGGTTTTTGCAGCAGGTAACGAAAATAAGGTTTGAAATTTTAGTAAAATGCTTCCATTTATGCAGGAAATGCATCCTGACATGTCAACCAATGAATTGCAAGAAATGTATAGAGATTGTCATGGTACTGGAGGCTCTTCCCAAAGTAATAACTTTGAAAATACAATGATGCCAACTAATATAATGAATAATTTTTAGTTGAGAAAAGGAGGCTTAATAAAAAGTATCCTTTTTTATTGAATGAATAACCCTTCTTAATATGTTTGCCATTTTCTTCACAATTTCTGCATGATTATATTTAAAATTTTTCTAGAAGGGGGATACAGTGACTAAGTATATTCTTATCTTTTTTCTTTTTTGCAGTAGCTATTATTGGTCTCGTATGGTTAAGCACAACTAATGAAAGTAGTGCATCGTTTGAAGGTGATACAGGATATAACATTGAAGAGGATATTGATCAGTTTAAAGTAATATTCGTTTATTCAGACTCAACTGAACATCATCCTATGGGTTGAAGCACTGTATTTGGCAAAATAAAAAAGAGGTAATCACCTCTTTTTTAATTGAAACGAGATATAGCAACTGTATATGCTTCAGCCTGTTCAGTTTTTGGTCCATAATACGTGATCAAAAGTGTAGGAGTTTTTTTTGCTTCTCCCTTTTCAAGATAGCGCTCAAGATCAAACGCTAAAACCTCTATCATAGTATGTTTATGAAGATCTTTTTCAGATAGATTTAATTCGGCAAATTCTGTTGAAACGATCTCAGGTGTTCTAGCAAGCTTTTTCATATAGTTTGATTGCTCAGTTTTATCCATGGAAAATTCCCACCAAGTTGTTCTTGGTTTATATTTTTGATGCCTAAAATAATCATATTTCATAAGCCCTTCAATGATTTCTTGCTTGTCCACTTTTTGTATTTCTAAAAAAGATAGGAGACGTTTAAAAAGATCCTCCAGTTGATGACCAATTCTTGACCATCCCTTTTGTTCCCAATAGTCTCCAAAAAGTTGAAAGAAATCAAATGCTGAATCAAATATGTGATCTATTAAAAATTCAACGGTATAATCCATTCGATGATCGTTCCAGTATTTTTCTAAAACATCTTCCACTCGTTTGATTCGAATGATCTCGTCAAAACTTAAGACATTATTTCCTAAAATCTCATAAGGTGATTTGTCCATAAACACATAATCATGCTCATCAGCACGATTCCTTAGTCCTGTCCCGCGCAGCATTTTTAAGAAGCCTAATTGGACCTCTTCTATCCGGAAAGTAAAAACATCATTAAAGGTTTTACGGAACGAATCATATCCTTCTTCCGGAAGTCCAGCAATTAAATCCAAATGCTGAACAATCTTCCCTCCTTCTTTAACCATCATGACCGTTCTTGTTAGCTTTTCAAAGTTTTGCCTTCTTTCCACTAATTGATTGGTTAGATCATTGGTGGACTGAACCCCAATTTCAAAACGGAATAAACCTTTAGGAGCATTTTCATTTAAAAATTCAATAACCTCAGGTCGCATGATATCAGCTGTAATTTCAAATTGAAAAACTACACCAGGTTTGTGTTCATCAATTAAAAATTGGAACATTTCAAGAGCGTAATCCCTCTTAATGTTAAAAGTACGATCAACAAACTTAACTGTTTTAGCTCCGTTTTTCATCAGAAATCTTATATCATCTTTGACTTTTTCAATTTCAAAATACCGCACTCCCACTTCAATGGACGACAAACAGAATGCGCAGGAATAAGGACATCCGCGACTTGTTTCAATATAAGTCACCCTTTTAGAGAGGTGTGGTAAGTCTTCCTCAAACCGAAACGGTGTAGGTAAGGTCTTTAAATCCAATTTGGGACGAGGTAAATTAATATTAGGCTTTCCGTTATGCATATAGGCAATTCCAGCAATTTTAGAAAAATGCTCTTCCTCTCTCTCATCTCTTATTGCCTGAAGTAAATCTTTAAAAGTAGCCTCTCCTTCCCCTGCAACAATGTAATCAACATACGGAAGTTGATCTAACCAATGAAGAACGTCATAAGAAACTTCGGGACCACCTAAAATGACTTTTATATTGGGATTTATTTTTTTAAGCATTTCTATAATAGGAATCGTTTCTTCGATATTCCATATATAACAGCTAAAGCCTATCACATCCGGTTTCTTGGAATACAGATCGGCTACAATGTTCATTACCGGATCTTTAATAGTATATTCTACATGCTCGACTGGTATCTCTGGTTCACAATAAGCTTTCAAATATCGGATGGCTAAGGATGTATGAATATATTTTGCATTTAAAGTTGTCACAATAACTTTCAAACTAAACTTCCTCTCAAATAGCATTACTTCATTTTAGCATGGTTCGATGGTTAGTTCTATCTTCTACAAATATCCATCAAAAATATTCTTTTCACCAAATTCTGTTATCACAGTATTAATTGTATTTACCACAAATTTTCTCTAATATTTGACAATTACTTCACTATATCGTTAGTAATGATAAACCAATTTAGTTTTAATTAAAGGTATATTTAAGTCAACAAAACTTTGTGTATAAATTCACATTTCATTGTTAACGAAAATTTATTGGGGTGATGAAATGAAGTTTGATCTTGTATTATTACATGCACCTAGTGTTTATGACTTTCGCAAAAATGCATTACTAGCTGGTCCTATTAGTGATGTGGTACCTTCTTCTCCAGTATTTGAGATGTACCCTATTGGTTTTACAAGTATAGCTGAATATCTAGAAAAGCATGGTATGCGTGTAAAAATCATTAATATCGCTAATCGAATGCTTACGGATGAAAGTTACGATGTGGAAAACGTTATTAAGAATATAAAAACGAAAGCTTTTGGCATCGATTTACACTGGCTTCCACACGCACATGGGAGTATTGAAATTGCTAAACTAATTAAGCGTTTCCATCCGAAAATCCCAATTATTTTTGGAGGATTATCTGCCACTTATTATCATAAGGAATTGATAGAATATCCAGAAATAGATTTTGTTATGAGAGGAGACTCTACTGAAAAATTGATGCTTCAATGGCTGAACAATGTTAAAAACTCCACACATAACTATAGAAGTATTCCTAACTTGACATGGGAAAACTCCTCAGGAGAAAAGGTATACAACCAATTAAGCCATATCCCTGATTCCCTAGATGAGTTTGATATCCCTGGGTACCGGTACGCTATTAAATCTGTTTTTAAATATCGCAGTTTACGAGATTCCATACCGTATAATGGATGGCTGCAATATCCTAATACAGCAGTTTTGACAGCAAAGGGATGTACTCAAGCATGCCTCATCTGCGGAGGATCGAAGCAATCCTATAAAGATAATTGCAAAAGAAAAACGCTCGCAACAAGGTCTCCTAAAAAGTTGGTGGAGGATATTCAATTTATTCAGAGATTTACCAGAGCACCTATCTTTATTCTTCATGATATACGTCAAGCTGGAAAGGAGTATGTCAACGAATTCTATGAACGGCTTAGTCGTATAAAGGTGAAAAATGAATTAGTTTTTGAGTTGTTCCAATATGCAAATGAAGACTATTTTGAGAAAATCGAAAAAGTTGTTCCAAAGTATAGCATTGAATTAACATTGGAATCCCATGACGAAAAACTTCGCCGCTTCAATGGAAAGTTTAACTGTACAAACGAAAAAGTCATTAAAACCTTACAATCCGCTCTTAAGCACAACTGTTCAAAAGTAGACATTTTCTTCATGTCGGGAATTCCTCGGCAAAATTACGACAGTGTTCTTCAAAATGTGGATTTTTGTGAAGAAATTCATTTGTCATGTAATGAGGACAAAAGATTATCTTATTTCATTGCTCCACTTGCTCCTTTTCTTGACCCGGCAAGTCCAGCATTTGAAAATCCCGAAAAATATGGATATAAGAAATTTTGCCATACGTTAGAGGATCATCGTAAACAAATTACTCAGCCTTCCTGGAAGTATATGCTCAGTTTCGAAACCGATTATATGACACGCGATGAAATTGTTCGTTCTACGTACGATTCAGCAAGGAAACTTAATAATTTTAAGTTAAAGTACCAACTTATCGACAAAAAGACCCATAAAGAAGTTAAAGAAAACTTAGAAAAGTCACTAGTTTATATTGATTTAATCGATGAGATTATGTCTTTACCTGATTTAAAAAGAACCATAGAATTAAAGAAATTAAAAGAAAAGATGGAGCAAGTGAACGAATATAGTATTTGTGGGAAAAATGAGTTGAAATGGGAAGTCAAAAAGAATTATGCTAATTTTCTTTCCTTGACCGTTATTGGTTTAGAACTACTGATTAGCGACAAGTTTATACTTATGAAACAACATGTAAGACAATCTGTTCAGTGGTTTCTACAACTAAGAGAAAAGCATGTTTAATGTTTTGAAAATAAAATAGGACCTCCCCTGCCGTTTAGGGAAGATCCTATTTCATTATCCCTATTAAATAGAATGGACGGCTTCTGAAACAGGAGTAGTTCCAGTTACAACTTGAAATTCTTTACCAATAGTAGAATTATTTTCGATACAATGGTAAATAACACTCGCAACATCCTCACGTGGAACTTCTCCCCGCTCCACTTTAGATGCAACTTCAACTTTCCCTATCCCTTTGTCGTTTGTTAAAGCTCCCGGATGAACAATTGTATAATCTAGATCAGTAGCCCTTAACCATTCATCTGCATAATGTTTTGCTGCAACATACGGTGCAAAAGATGGTGGTGCTGCTTGAATAGCTTCTCTTGTCGTATCAAAAGAACTAACCATGAAAAATCTTTGAACACCAGCAACTTTAGCAGCCTCAATTGTTTTTACAGCCCCGTCAAGATCAACCATAATCGTTTTATCTTTTCCAGTATGAGGACCCGAACCAGCTGTGAACACTATAGCATCTACACCTTTAGCTGCCGTAGCAATGTCATCAATATCTTTTTCAAGATCAGAAACTGCTGTTTCAGCCCCTAATTGTTCAAAATAAGAAGCTTGCTCTTCCTTGCGGATCATGGCTCTAGCCACATGATTTCCACTTTCTTGAATGAATCTAACGAGATGTTTACCAATTTGTCCATTTGCCCCGACTACGAGAATTTTCAATCTAAACACCCTTTCTTTTGTTTCCTTCTTAATCGTAAGCCTAAAAACATTCCTATGTCCAATAAATGAGTGCCAAAATTTTTAAAGTTTTGCAGTAGCTTTTTGTCCCGAAACCACTTCTGTTTTCTTATTTTCTTTCTTATTTACCACAATAATTCCAATGGCCACCATCGCAATAGCAGCTAAAATAAAGACATTTAGATTCTCACCCGGTATAAATATGGAAGATAAAACAGTCCCAGCTACGGGAACAATAAATTTATACATACTTAATGGACCCGCAGGATTATTTTTTAATAAAGAATACCAAAGGCCAAACGCTATAGCTGATAAAAACGAAGAATAAATTAAAAGTCCCCAACCTAAAGTAGTAAATACTATTGCGCCTGCACTAATTTGGGGCACACCAATAATTAACAAGATACTAGCTCCAAGACTTAACTGCCAACCAGTCACTGCAAAGGGATGAATTCCAGTTGCTAACTCTTTTGCAATAATAGTTGCAATGGCATTAGTCACTCCGGATAAAATCATATACCCTTCTCCATCCCATTGAAAACTGAAATTGAATGCCTGTCCCCAATTGGCAATGGCAATGCCTCCAAAAC
Coding sequences:
- a CDS encoding HAMP domain-containing sensor histidine kinase, with the translated sequence MKKLSFKLGILFVIFILLIESMLFFFLYISITSERVNSETNNLLSRGKNHRDILEENFNENTIGHVALMESAAETMVVITDDNFSVIQASNEINRDMQTLMNRAKNMSFTHHGVLIETRWDTQPYLATATPIEINNSTKGYVFMFLGTESIRKMITDLTILFLVTGGATVLFSIITITFLSRFITHPIMQMKVATDKLNEGLHDVKLDIYREDELGELAQSIQKLSNDLEHLKKTRSEFLSSISHELRTPLTYLKGYADILKRPNLSEDDKQKYITIIQEEANHLTTLVKDLFILAKVDDNEFSIRKEPINLCQYLKEIIGRFQPAFHEKVIELNLECNDNLQVEIDPIRFRQVIDNLIDNAWKYSSSHSSVTVSVVEGHKVIVLKITDQGEGIPAKDIPFIWDRLFRIEKSRSRSYGGSGLGLSIVKEIVEKHGGTVHVVSKIGKGSTFTIKIPK
- a CDS encoding SHOCT domain-containing protein, with amino-acid sequence MMGWMNDCAGGQGFFMWIGMILFWGLLFFAGFYFMKTYTGSSNSRVQNNAMDILKERFARGELSEEEYDRMKEKLK
- a CDS encoding response regulator transcription factor; translated protein: MTKILLVDDEQRMLDLLELYLEPQGYQCDKAISGKIALDKIDQNNYDLILLDVMMPEMDGWETCKRIKKQTDVPIIMVTARDMKEDVIKGLNLGADDYITKPYDEHVLLARIEALLRRTGKGSVVELNSLVWNNSTHQLTCKGEIISLTPKEFSLIGLLMKNPNRVFERDELIDLVWGWDSDIEGRTIDSHVRNVRDKIRSAGFPIEDHLKTVWGIGYKWTV
- a CDS encoding rRNA methyltransferase, coding for MWRIVGGRLIQTTDSTRVNFRTNISKAIVDKLNFIANENDTYVNYLLETGLQEVLAQDIITFDKKARPKDRVQFKTTYDKELLEEIKIFAKKNKLNFNDVIEYSVKYIDVESAKKRGHKFRIE
- a CDS encoding copper-translocating P-type ATPase, whose protein sequence is MYVLFILATFIFFYGGKPFLTGSLDELKQKSPGMMTLIALAIVVAYVYSSLTVFGLAGNNFFWELATLIDIMLLGHWIEMRSVMGASNALEELVKMMPSDAHLVDNQGNVKEVKVSDLQESDKVLVKPGEKVPVDGKIMKGQSSVNESMLTGESVPVDKEVDDQVIGGSINGEGSLTVIVEKTGEDSYLSQVVMMVKEAQESRSKTQDLSNRAAKWLFYVALGAGLSTLVVWLLLGYDFSYALERMVTVMVIACPHALGLAAPLVVARSTALAAKRGLLIRNRANFEEARKIETIVFDKTGTLTEGKFGVTEIITEKGFQEEEVLQAAASLEAQSEHPIARGIVEGAKEKDISFDDPEDFESMTGKGIKGIVNGKEVIIVSPGYIKEQNISYKKDQFEELSEQGKTVVFVLINNELAGMIALADKVRVSAERAITRLKELNVKSMMLTGDNEKVAKWVAKQLKLDDVIAEVLPHEKADKIKEVKANGQKTAMTGDGVNDAPALANADLGIAIGAGTDVAMETADVILVKSDPEDVVSILELSKSTYRKMIQNLWWAAGYNIVTIPLAAGILFPIGIVLSPAVGAVLMSLSTVIVAINARMFKG
- a CDS encoding B12-binding domain-containing radical SAM protein, whose protein sequence is MKVIVTTLNAKYIHTSLAIRYLKAYCEPEIPVEHVEYTIKDPVMNIVADLYSKKPDVIGFSCYIWNIEETIPIIEMLKKINPNIKVILGGPEVSYDVLHWLDQLPYVDYIVAGEGEATFKDLLQAIRDEREEEHFSKIAGIAYMHNGKPNINLPRPKLDLKTLPTPFRFEEDLPHLSKRVTYIETSRGCPYSCAFCLSSIEVGVRYFEIEKVKDDIRFLMKNGAKTVKFVDRTFNIKRDYALEMFQFLIDEHKPGVVFQFEITADIMRPEVIEFLNENAPKGLFRFEIGVQSTNDLTNQLVERRQNFEKLTRTVMMVKEGGKIVQHLDLIAGLPEEGYDSFRKTFNDVFTFRIEEVQLGFLKMLRGTGLRNRADEHDYVFMDKSPYEILGNNVLSFDEIIRIKRVEDVLEKYWNDHRMDYTVEFLIDHIFDSAFDFFQLFGDYWEQKGWSRIGHQLEDLFKRLLSFLEIQKVDKQEIIEGLMKYDYFRHQKYKPRTTWWEFSMDKTEQSNYMKKLARTPEIVSTEFAELNLSEKDLHKHTMIEVLAFDLERYLEKGEAKKTPTLLITYYGPKTEQAEAYTVAISRFN
- a CDS encoding TIGR04190 family B12-binding domain/radical SAM domain protein; translation: MKFDLVLLHAPSVYDFRKNALLAGPISDVVPSSPVFEMYPIGFTSIAEYLEKHGMRVKIINIANRMLTDESYDVENVIKNIKTKAFGIDLHWLPHAHGSIEIAKLIKRFHPKIPIIFGGLSATYYHKELIEYPEIDFVMRGDSTEKLMLQWLNNVKNSTHNYRSIPNLTWENSSGEKVYNQLSHIPDSLDEFDIPGYRYAIKSVFKYRSLRDSIPYNGWLQYPNTAVLTAKGCTQACLICGGSKQSYKDNCKRKTLATRSPKKLVEDIQFIQRFTRAPIFILHDIRQAGKEYVNEFYERLSRIKVKNELVFELFQYANEDYFEKIEKVVPKYSIELTLESHDEKLRRFNGKFNCTNEKVIKTLQSALKHNCSKVDIFFMSGIPRQNYDSVLQNVDFCEEIHLSCNEDKRLSYFIAPLAPFLDPASPAFENPEKYGYKKFCHTLEDHRKQITQPSWKYMLSFETDYMTRDEIVRSTYDSARKLNNFKLKYQLIDKKTHKEVKENLEKSLVYIDLIDEIMSLPDLKRTIELKKLKEKMEQVNEYSICGKNELKWEVKKNYANFLSLTVIGLELLISDKFILMKQHVRQSVQWFLQLREKHV